A genome region from Bemisia tabaci chromosome 3, PGI_BMITA_v3 includes the following:
- the Coq2 gene encoding 4-hydroxybenzoate polyprenyltransferase, mitochondrial has translation MLRTVSSLHLSEIHQLLRNNANIFRSSSLVYHCSCLSRSRVSNPHEDGNISSAKSNLTPPGGLKLHYSDLSSTRPSDGKLPVAQFKIGSIASHLVENSNSFIKPYLKLMRVDRPIGSWLLFWPGGWSIALAAAPGSLPDFTLLALFGLGAVTMRGAGCTINDMWDKDIDAKVSRTKDRPLVQGQISQLDALVFLGGQLGVGLLILLQLNLYSIVLGASSLALVISYPLMKRITNWPQLVLGMTFNWGALLGFSAVQGSCDWFLCLPLYVAGVCWTVIYDTIYAHQDVRDDLQLGLKSTAIYFGDNTQKWLSGFSVLMLFNLALCGLQCDQTWPYYLSLSLIGAHLARQIYTLDIQNGPECQRKFVSNHQVGLILFLGIVIGNLLRSKPKSIQELSLDTVRQ, from the exons ATGCTAAGAACTGTTTCTAGTCTTCATTTATCCGAGATCCACCAGTTACTCAGAAATaatgcaaatatttttcgaagTTCCTCCTTGGTTTACCACTGCTCCTGTCTGTCGAG GTCCAGGGTTTCAAATCCACATGAAGATGGTAATATATCAAGTGCTAAATCCAACCTAACTCCACCAGGAGGCTTGAAGCTACACTACTCAGATCTCAGTTCAACCAGACCAAGTGATGGAAAGCTTCCGGTTGCACAGTTCAAGATAGGCAGCATCGCATCCCACCTCGTGGAAAATTCAAATAGTTTTATCAAGCCCTATCTTAAACTAATGAGGGTTGATCGGCCCATCG GTTCCTGGTTATTATTTTGGCCTGGTGGTTGGAGTATTGCCCTTGCTGCAGCCCCTGGTTCTCTGCCTGATTTTACTCTTTTGGCTCTTTTTGGCCTTGGTGCAGTCACAATGAGAGGAGCTGGTTGCACCATCAATGACATGTGGGATAAAGATATCGATGCAAAA GTCAGTCGAACGAAAGATAGACCTCTCGTACAAGGACAGATCTCTCAGTTGGATGCACTTGTATTTCTTGGAGGCCAGCTAGGAGTGGGACTTCTTATCCTACTTCAGTTGAATTTGTACAGTATTGTCCTTGGAGCCTCTTCTCTAG CACTTGTGATCAGTTATCCACTGATGAAGAGGATAACGAACTGGCCTCAACTGGTCCTTGGAATGACTTTCAACTGGGGTGCACTGTTAGGTTTTTCAGCTGTGCAGGGCTCTTGTGATTGGTTCCTTTGCCTTCCCCTCTATGTAGCAGGTGTTTGTTGGACTGTGATCTATGATACTATTTATGCCCATCAG GACGTACGCGATGATCTACAGCTAGGTCTCAAATCAACAGCCATCTATTTTGGAGACAACACGCAAAAATGGTTAAGTGGGTTTTCTGTACTTATGTTGTTTAACCTAGCTCTTTGTGGTCTGCAGTGTGACCAAACGTGGCCCTACTATCTTTCACTTTCCTTGATTGGAGCTCATCTTGCCAGACAg ATTTACACTCTAGATATTCAAAATGGTCCtgaatgtcaaagaaaatttgtctcAAACCACCAAGTaggattaattttatttttaggaattGTTATTGGAAACCTCTTGAGGTCAAAACCAAAGTCTATACAAGAATTAAGCCTTGATACTGTCAGACAGTGA
- the LOC109030541 gene encoding protein Abitram has translation MMELASVEKCTPDLEGSMKMASSHDETFDFHYPPIEDSFEGPVVKQSIAEQYFEPRYCKMDDDNYCILFHSNRICVVTLSKNHSIVQEGKEVTKIDFKQSTTQKLPLQEKCIVCMIHCADQTMYKVRALVQGKLIEVNENLTANPDLLVKEPTENGYLFIILPTIANYEKFKKKYACKEE, from the coding sequence ATGATGGAATTAGCATCTGTAGAAAAATGCACTCCTGACCTCGAAGGATCTATGAAGATGGCCAGTAGTCATGATGAAACTTTTGACTTTCATTACCCGCCCATCGAAGATTCCTTCGAGGGACCAGTTGTAAAACAATCCATTGCAGAACAGTACTTTGAGCCCCGCTATTGCAAAATGGACGATGATAATTATTGTATTTTGTTTCACTCAAACCGCATCTGCGTTGTGACACTTTCCAAAAACCACTCAATCGTTCAAGAGGGCAAGGAAgtaacaaaaattgatttcaaacaGAGTACAACTCAGAAACTACCATTGCAGGAAAAATGCATCGTTTGTATGATTCACTGTGCAGATCAGACTATGTACAAAGTCCGTGCTTTGGTGCAAGGAAAATTGATAGAGGTCAATGAGAATTTGACAGCAAATCCAGATCTTCTGGTGAAAGAACCGACAGAAAATGGTTACCTGTTTATTATTCTCCCCACCATAGccaattatgaaaaattcaaaaagaaatatgCCTGTAAAGAAGAATGA